Below is a genomic region from candidate division TA06 bacterium B3_TA06.
GAACGCTTGGGTTTTCGCTTGGAGAAATACTTTCCGGTGACGCCCTCCACCTCCGGCGAGGACGCCAGATAGATGCTGGTCAGCGCACCCTCCTCAGGGGGAATCGCCCATAAGAGGTTAAAACTCACCCACCTGACTATCCTAAGAGCACCCCTAACCTGATGCGCCACGTTGGTCTTCACAAAGCCAGGATTGAGGGCATTTACCGTGACCCCGGTGCCCGCCAGCCGCCGCGCGAGTTCGTAGCTGAACATGAGCAGGGCAAGCTTGGAGTGGGTATATGCTGGGATACCGAAGAATTTTTCCCTGGTTGGTAGTTCGTTAAGATTTAACCCCTTAACCCATGCGTGCATGAAGGAGGAAACATTGACTATGCGGGACGGAGCACTGGTCTTGAGGACATCAAGTAACAGGTGGGTCAACAAAAAAGGAGCGATATGGTTGACGGCAAAGAACATCTCGATACCGTCGGAGCTCTGGGCTCGTTCGGCAAGACCAATGCCAGCGTTGTTTATGAGCACGTCCAGGCGTTGATAGCGATCCTTAAACTCCTGGGCCAGTCGGCGAATCTGAGCCTGCGAGGAGAGATCGGCAAGCATCAAATCAACCAAATCGTTTCCGCTCTCCCTCTTGATCTCGAGCCTGGCTGCCTCGCCTCGTTCCTTGCTGCGGCAGGCCATAACTACGGTCGCGCCCATCTTTGCCAATCCCAGAGCGGTTTCCTTGCCTATACCTGAGTTAGCTCCTGTCACCAGGCAGACCTTGCCTTTCATTTCATTCATCTTAGCCTCCTTGGTCTTTAGACTTATGTCTTTAAAGTCTGCCATTGAAGTCGTTGACATCCTATTATTTTTATCATTGACGAATTATAGATTAAATTCCGAACGATGTCAAGTTAATTATAAGTCTATTTTATTGAAAGTTACAGGGGGGGACGGTGAATCCTTCAGTATCGTCTTGGTAAGGTCTTTCGCTTCGATCTTGCGCGGGTTGAGGAGTGGCTTGAGTCGCGGGGCGTGCAACCACAACTCATCCGAACCAACAGCGCCGATCTCGAACGTGATGTTGACAAGATACTTGCCTCAACTACAATTGGAGGTAAGGTATGAGAGTTTATCAATGTGGTAAGCGTTGGTATGTCGAGGACTCATACAACCCGAAAAGGTACCGCCGGTCCGCGGGTCGGACTAAGCGGGAGGCTCTTTTAAAACTTGGCGAGATTGAACGCTACAAAGAAGTCTGGATAGAGAATGTAAAGTCTGCTTCCGTTAACCGTGAGTTGGCGTTACTAAGGCATATGCTCCGTAAGGCAATAGATTGGGATTACCTGCGGAAAGAAAATCCTGCAAGCAGGGTGAAACAGTTCAAGGAACCCTCAGGACGGGTAAGATACCTCTCCTTTGAAGAAAGAGAGCAATTACTTGAAGCGTGTAAGCGGACTGGTATCGAGGATTTCCATTGTCACAGC
It encodes:
- a CDS encoding short-chain dehydrogenase, with amino-acid sequence MNEMKGKVCLVTGANSGIGKETALGLAKMGATVVMACRSKERGEAARLEIKRESGNDLVDLMLADLSSQAQIRRLAQEFKDRYQRLDVLINNAGIGLAERAQSSDGIEMFFAVNHIAPFLLTHLLLDVLKTSAPSRIVNVSSFMHAWVKGLNLNELPTREKFFGIPAYTHSKLALLMFSYELARRLAGTGVTVNALNPGFVKTNVAHQVRGALRIVRWVSFNLLWAIPPEEGALTSIYLASSPEVEGVTGKYFSKRKPKRSSKASYNQEAWQRLWKISEELTGLAS